Genomic DNA from Jejubacter calystegiae:
ATCTCTGGCCACCAGTACTGGATGTATTTGCCCACGGCGGTGAGCTCCGCCATCGCGACCAGCACGTAGAGCACCCAGTAGTTCCAGCCAGAGGCGAAACCGGCGAAATCGCCCCAGTATTTATAGGCGAAGTGGCTGAATGAACCAGCGACCGGCTCTTCCACCACCATTTCCCCTAACTGACGCATAATCAGGAAAGCGATGAAGCCGCCGATCGCATAGCCCAGGATAACCGACGGGCCGGCCATTTTGATGGTGTCAGCTATCCCCAGGAACAGACCGGTACCGATGGCACCGCCCAGCGCGATAAGCTGAATATGGCGATTTTTCAGGCCGCGCTTAAGCGAGTCGCCGTGCTGTTGACCTTCCATTATGAAACCTCGTATGTGGTAAAACGCCGATTTTCAGCGTTAATGTAACCCTGCTTTTTGTAGGCTGTATTCATTTGTTTACGGATCCGGTTTCGTTATTTATCGGCTTCCGGTTCCGTTCGGCAAAGAATAGTGATAAGCGGCGCCAAATGCACCTGGTTTCTGAGTGGGGAGCGGCGGTGTGTCTAAAAAGAGAGCGTTTGACGCTATCAGGTGAGCTATGTTCCAGAATGCTCGCCAGGTGTTAAAGCGTTTTTAATGAATAATTATTCGTATTTTTCTTTGTTGAATCGGTTCAGATTGCCCTGGTTTTGCGTCTTTATTGTTAAGATTTGTCAGGTTATTCGTAATGCCGTTATTTTTATGTGGTTATGGGGGTGAAATGCATAATCTGTAATCTTGTTAAAAAGTGTCGGCTTTCCTGATTTCAATCAAACCAGGATAGACAGAAGGTGAATACTTTGTTACTTTAGCGTCACGAACATGAAATTGGTATGACCAATTGACTCCGCGGTTATGGCAAAGAATAGGGAACTATGGCCTACAGCAAAATCCGCCAACCAAAATTATCAGATGTGATTGAGCAGCAGCTGGAGTTTCTGATTCTTGAGGGGACGTTGCGCCCCGGTGAAAAACTTCCTCCTGAGCGTGAGCTGGCTCGCCAGTTTGACGTTTCCCGCCCTTCACTGCGCGAGGCTATTCAGCGCCTTGAGGCAAAAGGGCTGCTGCTGCGCCGCCAGGGCGGCGGTACCTTTGTACAAAGTAGTCTGTGGCAGAGCTTCAGCGATCCGCTGGTGGAGTTGCTGACCGACCATCCCGAATCTCAGTTTGATCTCCTGGAGACCCGTCACGCGCTGGAAGGCATTGCGGCTTACTACGCGGCACTGCGCGCCAACGAAGAGGATCGGGCACGCATTCGCGTCTGCCACGAAGAGATCGAACGAGCCCAGAAGGCCGGGGATCTGGATGTTGAATCCAGCGCCGTCGTTAAATATCAAATCGCCGTGACGGAAGCGGCACACAACGTAGTACTGCTTCATTTGCTACGCTGCATGGAGCCGATGCTGGCGCAGAATGTTCGACAGAATTTTGAATTGCTCTATGCGAGGCGCGAGATGCTGCCTCTCGTGAGCAGCCATCGCGCCCGAATTTTCGAGGCGATTATGGCGGGGGAGCCGGAGCAGGCGCGTGAAGCCTCGCACCGCCACCTCTCCTTTATTGAGGAAATCTTGCTGGATCGCAGCCGTGAGCAAAGCCGACGCGAACGCTCAATGCGCCGCCTGCAGCAACGTAAGGATTAGAGTTTGTGCGAGGGCCGTGGCCCGTGCTTCGGCGGTCGTCGGGCGCAGGAACAGGGGGCTCGCTGTAAGCTCAAAAAAGCGCCCATTTTTAGAGCGCGGCAACTAAACGCAGAACCTGTCTTATTGTGCTTTGGTAAGTCAGAGTGCAATGGGACAGGTTCCAGCATAATCAACGTATTAGATAGATAAGGAATACCCCATGTCAGAACGTTTACAGAATGACGTGGATCCGATCGAAACTCGCGACTGGCTACAGGCGATCGAATCGGTCATCCGTGAAGAAGGCGTTGAGCGCGCCCAGTTCCTGATTGACAACCTGCTGAACGAAGCCCGTAAAGGCGGCGTTAGCGTTGCCGCAGGCGCTGGGTCTACAGGTTATATCAACAGCATTAATGTTGATGATGAACCGGAATATCCGGGTAACCTGGACCTGGAACGTCGCATCCGTTCTGCGATTCGCTGGAACGCTATCATGACCGTGCTGCGTGCCTCCAAGAAAGATCTGGAGCTGGGTGGCCACATGGCATCCTATCAGTCCTCTGCCACCGTTTATGAAGTGTGCTTTAACCACTTCTTCCGCGCTCGCAATGAAAAAGACGGCGGCGACCTGGTTTACTTCCAGGGCCATATCTCCCCGGGCGTTTACGCGCGTGCTTTCCTGGAAGGTCGCCTGACCGAAGAACAGATGAACAACTTCCGTCAGGAAGTTCACGGTAACGGCCTGTCTTCCTACCCGCACCCGAAACTGATGCCGGAATTCTGGCAGTTCCCGACCGTCTCTATGGGTCTGGGTCCGATCGGCGCCATCTATCAGGCGAAATTCCTGAAGTACCTTGAGCACCGCGGCCTGAAAGACACCTCCGCTCAGACCGTTTACGCCTTCCTGGGCGACGGCGAGATGGACGAGCCGGAATCTAAGGGCGCAATCACCATCGCAACCCGTGAAAAGCTGGACAACCTGGTCTTCATCATCAACTGTAACCTGCAGCGTCTGGATGGACCGGTCACCGGTAACGGCAAGATCATCAACGAACTGGAAGGCATCTTCGGCGGCGCCGGTTGGGAAGTGATCAAGGTTATCTGGGGCGGACGCTGGGACGAGCTGCTGCGTAAAGATACCAGCGGTAAGTTGATGCAGCTGATGGGCGAAACCGTCGACGGTGACTATCAGACCTTTAAATCGAAAGATGGCGCTTACGTGCGTGAGCACTTCTTTAACAAGTATCCGGAAACCGCCGCACTGGTGAAAGACTGGTCCGACGATGAAATCTGGGCGCTGAACCGCGGCGGTCACGATCCGAAGAAAATCTATGCGGCACTGAAGAAAGCGCAGGACACCAAAGGCAAACCGATCGTCATCCTGGCCCACACCATCAAGGGCTACGGCATGGGCGACACCGCCGAAGGCAAGAACATCGCTCACCAGGTGAAGAAAATGAACATGGACGGCGTTCGCTATGTGCGCGACCGTTTCAATGTGCCGGTGGCCGATGCCGATATCGAAAAACTGCCGTACGTCACCTTCCCGGAAGAGTCCGAGGAGATGAAGTACCTGCGCGCCCAGCGTGAGAAGCTGAATGGCTACCTGCCGACCCGCAGCACCCACTTCAGCGAAAAACTGGATCTGCCGACTCTGGAAGATTTCACTGCGCTGCTGGAAGAGCAGAACAAAGAGATCTCCACCACTATCGCCTTTGTGCGTGCCCTGAACGTGATGCTGAAGAACAAGTCGATCAAAGACAGGCTGGTGCCGATCATCGCCGATGAAGCGCGTACTTTCGGTATGGAAGGTCTGTTCCGTCAGATTGGTATCTACAGCCCGAACGGCCAGCAGTACACTCCGCAGGACCGTGAGCAGGTGGCTTACTACAAAGAAGACGAGAAAGGTCAGATTCTGCAGGAAGGCATTAACGAGCTGGGTGCTGGCGCATCCTGGCTGGCGGCTGCCACCTCATACAGCACCAACGACCTGCCGATGATCCCGTTCTACATCTACTACTCGATGTTCGGGTTCCAGCGTATCGGCGATCTGTGCTGGGCAGCAGGCGATCAGCAGGCTCGCGGCTTCCTGATTGGCGGTACTTCCGGTCGTACTACGCTTAACGGCGAAGGTCTGCAGCACGAAGATGGCCACAGCCACATTCAGTCGCTGACCATCCCGAACTGTATCTCTTACGATCCGGCTTACGCCTACGAAGTGGCGATCATCATGCATGATGGTCTGCACCGCATGTATGGCGAACAGCAGGAGAACGTTTACTACTACATCACTACGCTGAACGAAAACTACCACATGCCGGCGATGCCGGAGGGTGCCGAAGAGGGTATCCGTAAGGGTATCTACAAGCTGGAAACCCTGGAAGGTAGCAAAGGTAAGGTTCAGCTGATGGGCTCTGGCTCCATCCTGCGTCACGTGCGTGAAGCCGCGCAGATTCTGGCCAAAGACTACGGCGTGGGTTCTGACGTGTATAGCGTCACCTCCTTCACTGAGCTTGCCCGCGACGGTCAGGACTGTGAGCGCTGGAACATGCTGCACCCGCTGGAAACCCCGCGCGTGCCGTATATCGCTCAGGTGATGAACGATGCTCCGGCAGTCGCTTCTACTGACTATATGAAACTGTTCGCCGAGCAGGTTCGTACCTACGTACCGGCCGATGACTATCGCGTGCTGGGTACCGACGGGTTCGGCCGCTCCGACAGCCGTGAGAACCTGCGTCACCACTTCGAGGTTGATGCCTCCTACGTGGTGGTAGCGGCTCTGGGCGAACTGGCTAAACGTGGTGAGATCGATGCGAAAGTGGTGGCTGAAGCCATCAAGAAATTCGACATCGATGCAGATAAAGTCAACCCGCGTCTGGCATAAGAGGTAAACAGATAATGGCAATCGAAATCAACGTACCGGATATTGGCGCCGACGAGGTCGAGGTCACGGAGATCCTGGTGAAAGTGGGTGACAAAGTTGAAGTTGAACAGTCACTCATCACCGTAGAGGGCGACAAAGCCTCTATGGAAGTCCCCTCGCCGCAGGCGGGGGTGATCAAGGAGATCAAAGTGGCCGTGGGTGACAAAGTCGCCACTGGATCCCTGATTATGGTTTTCGATTCCGCCGATGGCGCAGCTGCTGCTGCGCCCGCGCAGGAAGAGAAGAAAGAAGCCGCAGCACCGGCCGCCGCCAGTGCTGCTAAAGAAGTCATGGTACCGGATATCGGCGACGACGAAGTCGAAGTCACCGAAGTCATGGTCAAGCCTGGCGATAAAGTTGAAGCAGAGCAGTCGCTGATCGTCGTAGAAGGCGATAAAGCCTCTATGGAAGTGCCGGCACCGTTCGCGGGCGTGGTGAAAGAGCTGAAGATAGCCGTGGGCGACAAGGTGAAAACCGGTTCGCTTATCATGGTCTTCGAAGTGGCGGGCGAGGGCGCTGCTGCGCCAGCACCGGCTGCTGAAGCCGCTCCGGCGGCCGCACCTGCCGCTTCTGCTGCCAAAGAGGTTAACGTACCGGATATCGGCGGTGATGAAGTCGAAGTGACCGAAGTGATGGTCAAGCCTGGCGATAAAGTTGAAGCCGAGCAGTCGCTGATTGTCGTAGAAGGCGATAAAGCCTCTATGGAAGTACCGGCACCGTTCGCGGGCGTGGTGAAAGAGCTGAAGATAGCCGTGGGCGACAAGGTGAAAACCGGTTCGCTTATCATGGTCTTCGAAGTCGCAGGCGCCGCACCGGCACCGGCACCGGCTGCAGCCCCTGCGAAGCAGGAAGCCGCGCCAGCCGCTGCTCCGGCATCTAAGCCTGCCGCAGCCCCTGCCGCTGCCGGTAAGTCCGAGTTCGCCGAGAACGACGCCTACGTACACGCCACTCCGCTGATCCGCCGCCTGGCGCGCGAATTCGGCGTGAACCTGGCGAAAGTGAAAGGCACTGGCCGTAAAGGACGTATCCTGCGTGAAGACGTTCAGGCTTACGTGAAAGACGCTATCAAGCGCGCTGAGTCTGCACCGGCAGCCAGCGGCGGCGGCCTGCCGGGCATGCTGCCGTGGCCGAAAGTGGACTTCAGCAAGTTTGGTGAAATCGAAGAAGTGGAGCTGGGCCGTATCCAGAAGATCTCTGGTGCTAACCTGAGCCGTAACTGGGTGATGATCCCGCACGTAACCCACTTCGACAAAACCGATATCACCGATCTGGAAGCTTTCCGTAAGCAGCAGAACGCCGAAGCTCAGAAGAAGAAACTGGACGTGAAGATCACGCCGGTCGTCTTCATCATGAAGGCCGTAGCTGCCGCGCTGGAGCAGATGCCGCGCTTTAACAGTTCGTTGTCTGAAGACGGTCAGAAGCTGACGCTGAAGAAATACATCAACATCGGCGTAGCGGTGGATACCCCGAATGGCCTGGTGGTTCCGGTATTCAAGGATGTTAACAAGAAAGGCATCATTGAACTGTCCCACGAACTGATGGCGACCTCTAAGAAGGCACGCGACGGCAAGCTGACGGCCGGCGATATGCAGGGCGGCTGCTTCACCATCTCGAGCCTTGGCGGTCTGGGGACCACCCACTTCGCGCCTATTGTTAATGCGCCGGAAGTGGCCATCCTTGGCGTTTCCCGCTCCTCTATGGAGCCGGTATGGAACGGTCAGGAGTTCAAACCGCGTCTGATGATGCCTATCTCGCTCTCTTTCGATCACCGGGTGATTGATGGCGCAGACGGGGCGCGTTTCATCACTATCATCAATAACCTGCTGTCTGACATTCGCCGTCTGGTGATGTAACAGCGAGCTAAAAAGCCGGCCCTTACTGGCCGGCTTTTTTCTGGTAATCTCAGACTGTCATCGGAGGTTGCCAGAGCCGAAAGCACAATTCGTTTGCCGCTTGTTGTTTCAAAAATGTTAACAATTTTGTAAACTATTGCGGCAAGATACGTCCCGGTGGAAGAGGGCGTTGATAAAAAATGTACCCCCAGGGGGTACGACAGACGTCAGACCCGCCGGATATAAATTTAAGAGGTCATGATGAGTACTGAAATCAAAACTCAGGTCGTGGTACTTGGGGCAGGCCCGGCAGGTTATTCCGCCGCCTTTCGTTGCGCTGACTTAGGGCTGGAAACTGTACTGGTAGAACGCTACAACACCCTGGGCGGGGTGTGTCTGAACGTTGGCTGTATCCCTTCTAAAGCGCTGCTGCATGTAGCGAAAGTGATCGAAGAAGCGAAAGCGCTGGCCGACCACGGCATCGTTTTCGGCGAACCGAAGACCGACATCAACAAAATCCGTACCTGGAAAGAGAAGGTCATCACCCAGCTGACCGGCGGCCTGGCAGGCATGGCTAAAGGTCGTAAAGTGAAGGTGGTTAACGGCCTGGGCCAGTTCACCGGCGCCAACACCCTGGAAGTCGATGGCGAAGGCGGCAAGACCGTGATTAACTTCGACAACGCCATTATCGCCGCGGGCTCCCGCCCGATCGAACTGCCGTTTATCCCGCATGATGACCCGCGCGTATGGGACTCCACCGATGCGCTGGAGCTGAAAGAAGTGCCTGAGCGCCTGCTGATCATGGGCGGCGGTATCATCGGCCTGGAAATGGGCACCGTCTACCACGCGCTGGGCTCTCAGATTGACGTGGTTGAGATGTTCGACCAGGTGATTCCGGCTGCCGATAAAGACGTGGTGAAAGTGTTCACCAAGCGTATCAGCAAGCAGTTCAACCTGATGCTGGAAACCAAAGTGACCGCCGTTGAAGCGAAGAAAGACGGTATCTACGTCACGATGGAAGGTAAAAAAGCACCTGCTGAGCCGCAGCGTTACGACGCCGTACTGGTCGCTATCGGCCGTACCCCGAACGGTAAGCTGATTGATGCCGGTAAAGCAGGCGTGGAAGTGGACGATCGCGGCTTTATCCGCGTCGACAAGCAGATGCGTACCAATGTGCCGCACATCTACGCTATCGGCGATATCGTCGGTCAGCCGATGCTGGCGCACAAAGGGGTGCATGAAGGCCACGTGGCTGCGGAAGTTATCTCCGGCAAGAAACACTACTTCGACCCGAAAGTGATTCCGTCCATCGCTTACACCGAGCCGGAAGTGGCATGGGTGGGTCTGACCGAGAAAGAAGCCAAAGAGAAAGGCATCAGCTATGAGACCGCCACCTTCCCGTGGGCGGCATCTGGCCGTGCTATCGCTTCTGACTGTGCAGACGGTATGACCAAGCTTATCTTCGATAAAGAGAGCCATCGCGTGATCGGCGGCGCCATTGTGGGCACCAACGGCGGCGAACTGCTGGGCGAAATCGGCCTGGCTATCGAGATGGGCTGCGATGCGGAAGATATCGCGCTGACCATCCACGCGCACCCGACGCTGCATGAATCCGTGGGTCTGGCCTCCGAAATCTTCGAAGGCAGCATCACCGACCTGCCGAACCCGAAAGCGAAGAAGAAGTAGTTCTCCTTCAATATCAGGTTCTGAAACCGGGCGCCGCAAGGCCCCGGTTTTTTCTTCCTTTACCATAATCTCCCGCGTACCTCCCTGCTTTGAAAAGCTTTTTTATCGTCTGACGCCATATTTTTACTCATTTTCCCTGTCGGATCGGCGTAGTAGCATGCATCGAATTCCTTACATTATCTAAACAAAAATTTTACAAGCTTGTTGGTTAATAGAGGGGTATGGCATGTGGACGTTGAGTGAGTGGAAGAAACGCGCAGCACAGCAGCGTTTCATCTGTCAGGCACAGATAGAGGGTAAAGCCTGCGACGCGAAGTCGGGACAGACTTTCGCGGTGATCAACCCGGCCACGGATCAGATTCTGGCGCAGGTCGCCGAGTGCGGTGACGATGAAGTGGAACGGGCGGTGCGTGCGGCTCGCCGCGCATATCAGCGCGGCATCTGGGCCAGGCAGTCGCCGACGGCGCGTAAAGCGGTGCTGTTGCGCCTTAGCGAGCTGATTATGCAGCATCGTGATGAACTGGCGCTGCTGGATTCGCTCAGCATGGGCAAACCGGTGGTGGAAGCCTGGCAGCTCGATATTCCCGGCACCGCCCACTTCTTTAGCTGGTATGCCGAAAGTCTGGATAAAATCTACGGTCAGGTAGCGCCCACCGCGGCGGATGCCGTCGCCACGGTCACCCGCAGTCCGCTTGGCGTGGTGGCGGCCATTGTGCCCTGGAACTTCCCGCTGGAGATGGCCGCGTGGAAGGTGGCGCCTGCGCTGGCGGCAGGGAACAGCGTGTTGCTTAAGCCTGCGGAGCAGTCGCCGTTTTCGGCCCTGCGTCTGGCGGAACTGGCGCTGGAGGCTGGAATACCTGAAGGGGTCTTTAACGTGCTGCCTGGTACCGGCGCGGTCACCGGTCAGGCGCTGGGGCGGCATCCGGATATCGACTGTCTGGTATTTACCGGCTCGACCCGGACCGGTAAACGGCTGATGGAATATGCCGGGCAGTCCAACCTTAAGCAGGTATGGCTGGAGTGCGGCGGTAAGAGCCCCAATCTTATTTTCGCCGACTGCCACGACCTGGGTCTGGCGGCGGAAAATGCCGCCCGCGCCATCTTCTATAACCAGGGGGAAGTCTGTTCGGCCAACTCGCGGCTGCTGGTTGAGCGCCCGGTTTACGAGGCCGTTGTCGAACGTCTGATCGCTCTGGCCGCCGAATGGACGCCCGGCGATCCGCTGGACCCGAACAGCCGCGCCGGTGCCATGGTGGATGCCCGCCAGACGGCGAAAGTGATGGATTCTATCGCAGAGGCCCGGCGTCAGGGGGCACGCCTGGTCTGCGGTGGCGAGCGTCTTACCATTAACGGCGTGACGAATTATATCCAGCCGACGATTTTTACCGATGTCGCGCCAGATTCATTACTGGCCCGCGAAGAGATCTTCGGCCCGGTGCTGGCCGTACAGCCCTTCGATAGCGAACAGCAGGCGATTGCCATGGCCAATGACTCCCACTACGGCCTGGCGGCGTCGGTGTGGAGCGGCTCTTTGAACCGCGCCCATCGGGTGGCTCAGGCGCTGGAGGTTGGTACGGTGTCGGTCAACACCGTCGATGCGCTTGATATCTGCGTACCCTTTGGCGGCGGTAAACAGTCGGGCTTCGGGCGCGATCTGTCGCTGCACTCTTTCGATAAATACACTCAGCTAAAAACCACCTGGATTCAGTTGCACCAGTCTGCTGCGCCGGGAGGTGATTATGAAGCGGGATAACGCCAGTAAGCTGGGTTTTTTCTCTCTGTTGTCGGTGTCCGTAGGGCTGGTGGTTTCCCAGGGCGTGATGGTGATGATGCTGCACGGCGTGGGCATGGCGGGCCTCAGCTTTGTGCTGCCGCTGGCACTCGCCTGGCTACTGGCGCTGACCTACGCCTGTTCGTTTTCGGAACTGGCGCTGATGATCCCCCGGGCCGGTAGTCTGTGCAGTTATACCGAGGTGGCGCTGGGCCACTTCCCGGCGATTGTCGCCACTTTCTCCGGCTATATCGTGGTGGCGATGTTCGCGCTTTCCGCCGAGCTGCTGCTGCTCAATCTGGTGATTAGCAGTCTGTTCCCGGCGCTGGTGTTGCCGCCGATGGCGCTGGCCATGGGAATTCTGGTGCTGTTTACCCTGTTGAATCTGCTTAATATCGATATCTTCGCCCGTCTGCAGTCGGCGCTGGCGGTAGTGATGATTGTCACCCTGGTGCTGCTTGGGGTGTGCGCGATTGGCAGCGATCAGGCCACGCCCGTTAGCGCGCTGATGACGCAGCAGAGCGCCGCGCCTATGGGATGGGGCGTCATTGTGCTGGTGGCCGCGGCTATTTGGGGTTTTGTCGGCGCCGAATTTGTCTGCCCGCTGGTAGAGCAGACCCGGCAACCGCAGCGCAATATTCCCCGCTCGATGATGGTTGGTCTGACAGTGATCTTCCTGACTGTGCTGCTGTACGGTCTGGGTGCCCTGATGGTGCTGCCGCGGGAACAACTGGTGAATAACAACCTGCCTCACTATCTGTTCGCTATCCACGTATTCGGCCATACCGGCAAGGTGCTGCTGCTGGCGGCAGCGGTGACGGCCACCTGTAGCACCCTCAACTCTTCGCTGGCGACCATCTCGCGCATGCTGAGCGGTATGGCGGAAAACGGCCAGGCCTTTACCTGCTTTAAAGCGCACAGCGCTCGCACCGGCGCCCCCTGGGTCGCGGTGCTGTTTGTGGCGCTGATTACCGGCCTGCCGATGCTGCTGATGAACGGCGATGCGGTGGAGATTCTGCTGCTGGCCGCCGCGCTGTGCTGGCTGCTGGCCTATATCGTCGCCCACGTGAATGTCATGGTGCTGCGCCGCCGCTATCCCGACCTGAAGCGTCCGTTTCGCACGCCGCTCTATCCGCTGCCGCAACTGCTTGGCATCGCCGGCATGCTGTACGCCATGTGGAATGCATCGCCTTCACCGGAGATGACCGCTGAAATCTTCGGCTATGCCGGTGGCGTACTGGCGCTGGTGGCCGTTATCGCCGCGCTGTGGATTGTGTTTGTAATGCGTAAACCGCTGTTCACGCCCGAGCCGCTGGAGCAGGCACTGCATCCGTCCCGTACGGAAGTCGCCAACGCCGCCAGGCCGGTACTGAACCGGGCGGAAACCGAGAACAATGCCTGATAACCAATGGAGAATCAGATGAAAATGCAGAGTAACGACAGCTACAGCACCGAAGTCTGGCAGACCATGGATGCCGCACACCATATCCACGCCTTTGTCGACCAGAAGAAGCTCAACGCCGAAGGGCCGCGGGTGATCGTCAAAGGCGAGGGGATGTATCTGTGGGACAGCGAAGGTAAGCGCTATCTCGATGGCATGTCCGGGCTGTGGTGCACTCAACTGGGCTACGGGCGTCGGGATCTTATTGAGGCGGCCAGCCGCCAGATGGAGCAGCTCTCCTACTACAACATGTTCTTCCACACCACGCACCCGGCGGTGGTAGAGCTTTCCGAACTGCTGTTCAGCCTGCTGCCCGGGCGTTACAGCCACGTGGTTTATACCAATTCCGGCTCTGAATCCAACGAAGTGCTGATCCGCACCGTGCGTCGTTTCTGGCAGGTGGTTGGTAAACCCAGCAAACGCATTATGATTGGCCGCTGGAACGGCTATCACGGCTCTACGCTGGCCGCTACCGCCATGGGCGGCATGAAGTTTATGCATGAGATGGGCGGTATGCTGCCCGATATCGCCCATATCGATGAACCGTACTGGTACGCTCACGGTGGCGATATGACACCCGAAGAGTTTGGCCTGCGCTGTGCCCGCCAGTTGGAAGAGAAAATTCTGGAGCTGGGCAGCGACAACGTGGCAGGTTTTGTCGCCGAACCCTTCCAGGGGGCGGGGGGGATGATCTTCCCGCCGGAAAGCTACTGGCCGGAGATCCAGCGCATCTGCCGTAAGTATGATGTGCTGCTGTGCGCCGATGAAGTTATCGGCGGCTTTGGGCGCTGCGGCGAGTGGTTCGCCCATCAGCACTTCGGCTTCGAGCCGGATACCGTCTCCATCGCCAAGGGGCTGACCTCTGGCTATGTGCCGATGGGCGGGCTGGTGCTCTCCCGGCGGATGGCAGAAGCGCTGGTGGAGCAGGGCGGCGTGTTCGCGCACGGCCTGACCTATTCCGGTCACCCGGTAGCGGCCGCAGTGGCTATCGCTAACCTGAAAGCGCTGCGCGACGAGCAGATCGTCGAGCGGGTTAAGACGGATACCGGCCCTTATCTGCAGCGCTGCCTGCGGGAACTGTTTAGCGATCACCCGCTGGTGGGCGAGATTCAGGGGACGGGTATGGTGGCCGCGCTGCAACTGGCGGACGATAAAGCCACCCGCAAGCGGTTTGAAAAAGAGGATGAGATTAGCTGGCGTTGCCGGACCCTGGGATTCGAGGAAGGTGTGATCATCCGCTCTACCCTGGGGCGCATGATTATGGCGCCGGCGCTGGTAGCAAGCCATGCCGAAATCGACGAGCTGCTGGATAAGACCCGGCGGGCTATGGATCGCACTGCGCAATCCTTAGGTCGGGGATAATCTTCGGGCGCCGGATCCCGGATTCGGCGCCTTCCGTGAATTAAATTCCGGTTATGCTTTATTAAAGAATGATAACCTGCGCTCAGGGATAGCAGTGCCCCTGCAAAGGCCAAAAGCGGCGCGAAGGCCGGAGCTACGGGGATAACAGGCCGTGACGGTAGTGGAAAATCTTTGTTGCTTTTTTGTA
This window encodes:
- a CDS encoding aspartate aminotransferase family protein; amino-acid sequence: MKMQSNDSYSTEVWQTMDAAHHIHAFVDQKKLNAEGPRVIVKGEGMYLWDSEGKRYLDGMSGLWCTQLGYGRRDLIEAASRQMEQLSYYNMFFHTTHPAVVELSELLFSLLPGRYSHVVYTNSGSESNEVLIRTVRRFWQVVGKPSKRIMIGRWNGYHGSTLAATAMGGMKFMHEMGGMLPDIAHIDEPYWYAHGGDMTPEEFGLRCARQLEEKILELGSDNVAGFVAEPFQGAGGMIFPPESYWPEIQRICRKYDVLLCADEVIGGFGRCGEWFAHQHFGFEPDTVSIAKGLTSGYVPMGGLVLSRRMAEALVEQGGVFAHGLTYSGHPVAAAVAIANLKALRDEQIVERVKTDTGPYLQRCLRELFSDHPLVGEIQGTGMVAALQLADDKATRKRFEKEDEISWRCRTLGFEEGVIIRSTLGRMIMAPALVASHAEIDELLDKTRRAMDRTAQSLGRG
- a CDS encoding APC family permease, whose translation is MKRDNASKLGFFSLLSVSVGLVVSQGVMVMMLHGVGMAGLSFVLPLALAWLLALTYACSFSELALMIPRAGSLCSYTEVALGHFPAIVATFSGYIVVAMFALSAELLLLNLVISSLFPALVLPPMALAMGILVLFTLLNLLNIDIFARLQSALAVVMIVTLVLLGVCAIGSDQATPVSALMTQQSAAPMGWGVIVLVAAAIWGFVGAEFVCPLVEQTRQPQRNIPRSMMVGLTVIFLTVLLYGLGALMVLPREQLVNNNLPHYLFAIHVFGHTGKVLLLAAAVTATCSTLNSSLATISRMLSGMAENGQAFTCFKAHSARTGAPWVAVLFVALITGLPMLLMNGDAVEILLLAAALCWLLAYIVAHVNVMVLRRRYPDLKRPFRTPLYPLPQLLGIAGMLYAMWNASPSPEMTAEIFGYAGGVLALVAVIAALWIVFVMRKPLFTPEPLEQALHPSRTEVANAARPVLNRAETENNA